Genomic DNA from Leptotrichia wadei:
AATATTAATACTGTTAAAGTTATTATTAAATGCTTATCATTCAAATTATCATCTGTCATCCCTTGAATTATCCAAGCTAGAAAAGAAACTTTTGTCCCTATCTCAAATGCAATTATTTTTGTATTTTTATCATACTTATAAAAATTCATCTTAAATAATTTTGCTAATAAACTTATAATCATCAAAATAAAAAATACAAAGCCTAAAATTCCAAAATCCAATAAATATTGCAGATATGAATTATGCGAGGCTACATAATGCTGAGTACGCAATTTATTTCCAGTAAGAAAATATTTATAAACATAATCACTAACTCCCGTTTTCTTATAATAATCCAAATTAAATTTTTTTCTTTCCTCAGCCTTCCATCCATATAATGGTTTCTGTTTGAAGGCTTCTATTCCAGTTTTCCAGAAAATCACCCTTAAATTACTTGAAGGATCATTTTTATATTTGACTATATATTGTATTCTATTCGATATTGAAACTGGCAACATAAAGTAACCTGCAAAGCACATTAAAATAACAGCTAATACATATCTTTTTCTTTTTTTATACATAATGTATAAAATCGTAGGAATTAAACAGATATAAACCATTTTAGATCTATTTACAATAACTATAAATAAAACTAAAACTGACATTATAGCCAAATAAATTTTTATTATTTTATTTTTTTTATTATCTTCATTTTTGTAAAATAACAAAAAAGACAACAAATATAAAAATATTATACACATAATATTTGCAAAATCCTGAACAGTCAAAATAGCAGTAACTCTTGGATAATCAAATCCTTTAGGATGTACCCATTCATTATAATTTTTTATAAAATTGAAAATTGCTAAAATTAAAATTACTGTTCCACCAAATAAAAATGACTTTAAAAAATCAAAAATTCTTTTATTGTTATTTATAAAATAAACTAACGGAAAAAAAATCAAATATCTTAAATTATAATTATCTAGTCGTGATCCTATTCCACCATCAAATACTGCTATCATAAAAGACATGACAACAAATATAATTAAAAATATTGAAAATTTCATATCTATTTTAGAAAAAAATTCCTTCCAATTTTTTTTTAAAAACATCGAAATCACAAATATCAATAACAATACTGGTATCACAACATTATTCTCAAATTTTTCAGATAAAAATAAAGAAACTCCCAATAATAAACAAAAAATAAAACCTGCCTTATTTATAATTAAATTTATTTTTTCATTACTCATATATAATTTTCCTTTCTTTTTAATAAATTTCATGGCATTTGCAAAAATCTA
This window encodes:
- a CDS encoding O-antigen ligase family protein — translated: MSNEKINLIINKAGFIFCLLLGVSLFLSEKFENNVVIPVLLLIFVISMFLKKNWKEFFSKIDMKFSIFLIIFVVMSFMIAVFDGGIGSRLDNYNLRYLIFFPLVYFINNNKRIFDFLKSFLFGGTVILILAIFNFIKNYNEWVHPKGFDYPRVTAILTVQDFANIMCIIFLYLLSFLLFYKNEDNKKNKIIKIYLAIMSVLVLFIVIVNRSKMVYICLIPTILYIMYKKRKRYVLAVILMCFAGYFMLPVSISNRIQYIVKYKNDPSSNLRVIFWKTGIEAFKQKPLYGWKAEERKKFNLDYYKKTGVSDYVYKYFLTGNKLRTQHYVASHNSYLQYLLDFGILGFVFFILMIISLLAKLFKMNFYKYDKNTKIIAFEIGTKVSFLAWIIQGMTDDNLNDKHLIITLTVLIFFIDYLYRNIKNQKNLNLESIE